GGGTGGGTCGCCGAGTTCGGTCTCGAGGAATCGTCGAGCGCCGAACGTGTAGGCCAGCAGCTGGAAGTCAATGCCCCTGATCGCGTCGTTTGTGTCTGCCTTGTATGTCTTATAATCGAGTACGCGAGCGGCGGCTAGCGTATTCGTATCGAGGTCGATCCGGTCGATCAGCCCGGAGACGGGAAGTTCGGTGCCGTCCGGTGTCTGAATGGGACCCACCTCTCCATCGAACCACTGTTCGAAAAATCGTGGCCGCCAGTCCCCATCGCGTTGTTCGCGACGCAGGAACTCGACGAAGAGCCCGGTACTTTCCTCATCACCTTCGTCCGTTCCGAGGAAAAACTGGTTGTCTTCCGGGGGTACGAGCCCGGCGAAGAGAGCGGCCAACTGTTGACGATCGAAGGGACTGGCAAACGATTCATCGTGGTCAGCAACGGCCCGTTCGCCGGCAGCATACAGACGCTGGCGAAGGTCGGTCTCGTCGTACGCTGTGAGGTCAACGCCACCGGTTGTCTCTTTGGCGAGTCCAGTGTAGAACCGTTCGAGAGTTTCGTGAACGATGTCGCCGATCGCGAACCGCCCGGCGTCGGCTAACTCTTCGTCGGGTTCCTCGAGTTCGAACCCGTTTCGAAGGTAGTACTTGAACCCACATTGGGCGTAGGTGTTGAGCCGGGAGGGGCTGTAGGGCCGTTTCGTGAGCCGATCGTTCAGCTCGTCGAGCTTGTTTGTGGGGAGCCGTCCATCATGGATCGATGGCCCAGGTGTGGCACGATTCGATGCGCATTCAGCACCGATCCGACAACTCTCTATTTGCGCTGGAGTGAACGAGTCTGTCGCCGGTGGACCGTTGAGTAGCTCCTCGAGTTCGGCTGGCGTACTGCCGGCGAGAGTCCGCTGAACGTCCTCGCACGATCCACGCGGTTCGTCGTCGATCCCGGCCGTTCGTGTCACGGTAGCCGTTCGAGCGAGTTCCTTGACAAGTGAGGAGGGGAGGATCTGCTCACCGTCCATTGTCTCTTCGGGCGTCGTGATATGGACTGTGTCCGCATTAGAGACAATTGCTCCGAAGCGGTACCGGGCCAGCTCTTGGTGGCGATCTGCCGGGAGTACCCCGGCGGCATCGGCAAGCTGTTGGAAGTAACGCGGTCGGCTCTTGCGGCCGGGGAGGTTCTCCTCTGTGGCACCGAGCACGTAGAGCGCTGAGCAATCGGCCATTAGGGTGTCCTCAAGGCCAATAATCCGAATGCGGTTTGCGTGATATTGTTTTGGGGCTGGAACCCGGACTCCCTCGAAAGCTTGTTCGATTTCGCGTAGTGGGTTCTCTATATCGAGTTCATCGTGCTCACAAACCCTGAGTAGCGACTGGAGGATTCGTTTGGCGCGACTGATTGCGCGGCGTTCGTAGCCTCCTTCGACGTCCTGGGGGAGATTCTCAACGTTCGTCTCGAATTCGAGCGTTTCAAATAGGTTCGCAATGCCGCGGATCGCTGCGATGCTGTCGTTCGATCGGGCCCTTCTTGCGGACGTCTGGATCTCTGAGAGTGTTGTGTGCCATTTCGACGGAGAGCGTCCTATGAGCGTCTCGAGGTCACATGGTCGATATCGTCGTTCGAGCGCAACGAGTGCCGCAGTGTCAATCTCCGGAAGGGACACGACAGGGTTGGTGGCCAATCGGGTCAGGGGTTCGCTGGTGTCTTCGAGACAGAGTGCGATCGTATCCAGCATCGCTCGACCAGCGTAGGTCTGCTCGAGGAGGATACTGAGACTGGTCGTATACTCGATCCCGTACTCGCCGAAGATATCGCTGATCTGGTCGCGGTAGGTCAGGAGTCCTGGGGCGAGAATAAGTGTCTCGTCCGGCGAAGGAGCTGCTGAATCCGCCAGTTGTTCGCGAAGTCTACGAGCGAGGTGGCGAACTTCGCGGTCAGGGGTCGGCGCTGTATGCCAGGAAACGGCGTCCGTAGAAACAGCCGGTTCGGTGCCGGCCTCGTAGGTGTACATCCGACTGACGGCGGTTTGGAGGGCCGTTTCTTCGGTTGGGGGAATGTAGTCGGCGGTGTATTCGAGTGGGTCGAATGCCTCGCGTGTTCGTGTAAGATGGCGATCGACACCAGCTGGATTGGCCGAGTCGGCAGTGGCGCTGTTCGTGGTTGGGAGCAGAATCGTCAGTGGGAATTCCTCGGTAAGCCGCTGGATAACTGCGATCTCGACAGGGGATGGATCCGTATAGCCAGACAGGATGATTGTGTCAACTGATGGGAACGCACTCTTGAGTGAGGTACTCGTATTCGCGAGAGTCGCATAGAGCTGGCTGCGTGGTTCGGCCGCTGGATGGGCGATGGCGTCTCGATACGTACAGTATCGTTCGAATGTCTCTCGAATGACGTCGATGCGATCGGCGGATAGATCGGTACTCGAGAGAGCGGATGTTACCGCCGCAGGTGAATAGTAGCCGCTTTCCTCAAGGGCGCGAATGAGCTCGCTAACGAAGTCCGTATACTGACGTGGTTTCTCGAGTTGGGAGATATCGGCGACTGCTCTCTCGATGATTCGCTGACGATCAAGTGTGTCGACTTCTGGAATCGGAGCACTCAGGCGATCGTGTGCCTGTCGGACGACATCCGAAAGCTCACAGACCGTTAGTTGGAGTGGATCATGGGTAGTGCGCCAGTGATCCCGGTGCGCATCGTGTTGTGACGTGTTTGCTTCGATGAAAAGGACGCGTTTCGGAGTGTCTGCTTGAGTGTCGATACGAGTGAATGCTTCAGTGCGGAGGCGATCGAATGAGGGCCCATAGAGGAGGGTTGGTGTTGGCATTCTGGTCTGCGGTTCACGATAATCGACTGGTCGGTATCGTGAACTGTTGCGTTGCTATTCTCTGGAAGTATCTATCATAAATAGATGCTGGTGAGAAGAGAGAATATTTTCTACTCTACTGATGGGAAGATAGCTGTTGGATCGTTCTCGATATAAGTGATAGCTTAGCGATCGATCTGGAATGTGTCGGACAGTCGATCGAGGGTGAATTGATTCCGGAGTTTCGTGACAGTGTTTTGGTTCGCGTACATGCCCGTTTCCCAATACGCCTCGTTCAACGGTCGTGTATCGATCCATTCGACGCCAACGACGTATTCCCGTAATTCTGGATCAGCGGCGTTTTCATCCATTGCAGTAGCTGCAAGCTCACAGTCGAGAATCGGCCGGTCCTCGCCGTCAATCTTGACTGTAAATTCGGTCACGGGAGTTTTCTCTTGAGTGACGTTCCCAACACCGACATAGCCGTGCTGGGGTACGTGGACGAAAACACGGTCATCAATGGAGAGTTGACCAAGCGTCCGGCTGTACCATTCGCCCTGTCCACCAGAGATGAATCCATACTGGCGTGCATCACGCCATGAGCGATGGACTCCCTCACCAAAGGAAACGTAGAAATCCCGGCCATTCCACGACTCTCGTTTGCTTGGTGGTTCGTTCGTCTCCTGTGGATCGATAAGCCATGTTCGGCCGATGTACTCGCGACCGTCGTCTTCATAGTAGTTGAACCGGACCGCATTCACCGGGACGCTGTATTCTTCGGCCAAATACTCGATAATGCGTTCGGTTGCTCCGTCTAGTTCGGAAGCGACGATCGTGAGACTGTGGCTCTGGTTGATGTCTTCAGGAATATCTGGTGCACCGTCTGGTCGGCTGGCGCCGAACTGTTCGGCGAATGCTGTCTCAAACTCGTGGTCCGTTTCGAACTCATTGTAGAGATCGACAATATCGTCGTACGTGAGTGTTCGAACCCACGCCGCATAGTCTAGTGCCTGTGCAACGACATCGCGGGGTGTTCGATCGCGTTTGAGCTCGATAATATGGAGGTCACCGTCGACGTCGATTCCTAAGAGATCGAGACGATTGCCGCTCGCTGTATGGACCTGTTGACCAATGATGAGGAGTTTGCTGCCCAAGAGGTTCGGATCCTCAACGAGGAGTTGCTCGAGTCTCGATTCATTGGTGAGTCGTTGTGAGGACAGTCGGCGGAAATCGTTGTTATCGATCCGCCAGAGTCCAAATTCGATTGGCATAATGGTGCGTCGGTTTTCTTACTGGGGTGAATTGTGCATTGATCCGCTTGTTGGTTCGATCTACGTGAATCTAATCAAGGACTAGTATACATGGAGTTACTCTTGTTGATTCCCGATTCGCTACTACCGATTGCTCTTTCCAAACCCTGCCAATTTTTACTGTGTTCTTCTTGGAGGGGTGTATGGACCCAGCAGTCCGTACTGAGAATCCCGCTGTCTGGATCGAGAAAACCAGACTCGAGGGCCGGGGTTACAAACAGGAGGGGCCACTCAGACTCGGACAAGCGGTATATTCGCCTTCACAGAACCGAGCTGGGCACAACACGTATGAAACGATGCGTGAGGCAGCTGTCGGTGATATCGTCCTTCATCTGCTGCAGGACCGCCAGCAGATTGCCGGTGTCTCGACGATCGACTCAGAACTCGAGGAAGATTTTGAAGGGATTCCGGAGTTTACCTGGACTGACGAACAGCGACAAGCCGGTGGCTATCGACGGTGGCTGACTGACTATAGTGAGTTTGATGAGCCGATCGATATCTATGAGGATGTACTCGAGAACGACGCTTATCAGGAGGAACTACGGCAAATCCGTGACGACTATACCGGCCTTATCTATGATAAGAACCTCTCCTTGGTTGAGGGATTTTACTTCACCAAATGCCCAGATGAGCTCGTTGCGATCTTTGCTCAAGAACAAGGTGAAACGCTTCAGGAATACCTCCAGCGCCATGGCTACGAGGTAGCAGGCGACCAGGCCTCCATTCAAGAAAGCGACACACCGGATCTAACACACTACTGGAACGAGGTTCAGACGAAACGCCGGAAAGCGAATGCTTTTCTCGAGAATCCGTCTCGCGAAACGTTCGAAGAGCTTGTCGATCCAGCCCATTTCTGGGCGACACGTGCTTGGGGAAGTCTCGATTACTATCTCGATGAACTCATTTTTGCCGAGAATACACCGGCTGAAATCGCTACTGTCCTCCAAGATGCTATCGAGAGTGGGTCTGTTGAGGACGTCATCGCTCTCCGTGGATTCGGCTGGGCTGTTGCCACCGAGATTCTGCGATCACTTCGCCCAGAGGAGTTTGCAATCCTCAATAAACGCGCAATCGCTGGGATGGAGATCTTGGGTTACAGTCCGCCAAGCACGCAGTCAGCCACAAACGAACGGTATGCCCGCTTTGTCGAAGATGTGCGAGATGCTGCAGATCACTATCATCTTCGTGAGCCCGTTGCAAAGCTGAGCGATGACGGTATTCCAGAGTGGGCCACTGATCTCGAAATTGCGGACTGTGCCTTCTACGGGCATACGATGGAGTATCTCGATCTCGCAGTCTTCGCTAACGGTACGACAACCTCTCTGGAAGACGCCGGCGAGTACGAGAGAATCGCAGAGGCCACGACGGATATTCTTGACCGCCTTGAAAAGGATACTGAACGAAATCTGCTCGGTACTGAGATTCTCAGCTCAGTAATCGAGGAGTGGACCGATGTTCTCCGTCGGAACGATCTCGTTGGAGGCGAGATCGCTACGCAGGACGTGTCGATCTATGAGCGAATTCGTGAGCTGTACCAAGAAAACAAAACCGCTCTCGATGAGCACGCAGAGACAATTGGTGCAGGGTACGTTGGATCACTGACGAAGGGACAAACGCTCTTTGTCGTTCTTCTTCGAGAACTCCAACAGCAGGCCGGCGTAAACCGCCCTAATTTCAACCATGTGAAGATGGAGCTCCTGCTGAAGGGGAAGTATCGTCAGAAACCGAAGGCGCTCACAGCCGATTCTGACCCCCCAGCGAATGCCGCAACGATTGAACGCCAACTCACACATACCGGCCAACTTGTGTTCCATGGCCCACCTGGGACTGGGAAAACCTACACTGCCCAACGGTTTGCCCGCTGGTGGATTGCTAATCAGACTGAAACAGCGACTGAAGAGCAACTCGAGGTGGTCACGTTCCATCCATCGTTTGCGTACGAGGATTTCATCGAAGGGCTGTCCGCTGAAGCACGAGATGGAGCCGTAAGCTATGATGTGAAAGATGGGGTGTTCAAGCGATTCTGTGAACGCGCTCAAGACGCGTACGAACAGAGTGACGATGAGGAGTCGCCACCGCCGTATGTGCTGATCATCGACGAGATCAATCGGGGGAATCTCGCACAGATCTTCGGTGAGACGATCACACTCCTTGAGTCGGACAAGCGACTTACACGGGCGAATGAGACACGAACAACACTCCCGCATTCGGACGAGCGCTTTGGCGTGCCGCCGAATCTCTACGTGATCGGAACGATGAACACTGCCGATCGGTCGATTGCCCTCGTCGATACGGCACTCCGTCGTCGCTTCCGATTCATCGAGTGTCCACCCGATATGAGCGTCCTGTACGATGCCTACGATTTCGCAGGTGCGCAAGACGTTACAGATACAGCACTGAACAGTCCGGATCCAGTGCGTCAATTGCTTGCGCTGTCTATATTGGGTGTCGAGCAATTGAACGACGCGATTCTGGCAGCTCCCGATTTGGGGAAAGGCAAGCAGATCGGCCACTCATACTTGCTTGGGCTTACTAAGGAGGATTCTTTTGAGGAGCAATTGCAATCAATTGTCGATGCCTGGCAGTACGAGATTCTGCCCTTGTTGACAGAGTATTACTTCGGGCAGTTTGATCGCATCCAACAGGATCTGTTTGCCGGTGGGGGTGGAAAGGTGTTCGATTGGTCGACCGAGCAAATTCGGGCATTTGATCCAGAGGAACTTGCACAGACTCTGATCGAAATCGCAGGGATCGATACGGAGTGGGGGCATTCCGAGGACCCGGAAAATCACACGACAGTATATACGATCGATCTGCTCTTAGATGAAGGCATACTTGAACAAGGTACTGTATTGCTCTTTAATGAGCAGAAGGTGCCTACTGATTCGACTGAAGCCTATGATGCATCTGCGCCGTTCTGGCGGTGTGAAGTGACTGGTGAAACCGGACAGCAGAACGCTGTTCGATGGTTGTACGACGAGGAACTGTATTCGTTGTCGGGGTTAGCGAAGAAGATCATGCGTACGGTTTCAGAGTATAACGGAGAGGCCAATGGATCGGAGTACTGGCGCCATCCGGAATATGAAAACCAACGGTTAGTGGAGCTTCGAGAAGCCCTCCTTGAACATCATAGTGATCCGGGTAGCAGCAGTGAGGCTGTCGACTAAGCCATGGTAGACACACTAGGTGCTGAGTCAGTGTACGATCCGGACATTAAGCTGCGGGAGTACGAGACGACGGAACCGCTGGGACTCAGTCAGCGGGCTCGTCGAATGCTTGAGTTGGAGGTCAATCGGGAGGCAACGCGGTTGGAGGTGCAGTACCAATCGGATGGGACGGCGGTCTTGCGAGCAACCCAACATGTCGGTGTCGTGTCGCTCCCTGATGGACCGATGATCGAAATTCGACCGAAGGCACCTGGAACGGATCTCTTGGCGATGTTGCGATATGCACACGGTGTTGAGGCAACGACGATCGATGAGGCGACGTCGTTGACAGCCGGCCAGACCTTCATCGAGGCACTGGCATCGATCTACAAAGCTGAATTGAATACTGTGCTTCGCCAAGGGTTACAGACCGATTACCAGCGTGTAGATCGGACCGTCTCGTATCTACGTGGACGAGTTAATGTGCAGCGTCAGTTACAGCGCCATGGCCCGATGCCGACGACGTTCGACTGTACGTACGACGAGCGCACTGCGGATACAATCGTGAATCGAGCGGTGTTGTATGCGACGACGCTGTTGATGCGGTTTGTTCGGGACCGATCGTTGAGTCAGGCTCTTGAGCGCCATCAGCATCGGCTGCGGCGGCAGGTGACGCTTGAGTCTGTTCGGCCGGTTGATCTTGAGGGAATTGAGTTGACGCGATTGTCGGCGTATTATACTGATCTGTTGCGACTCACGAAGCTCGTGCTGCGGAGTGTCTACGTCGATGAGTTGCGATCGGGTCGGAGGGCGTCGTTTGCGTTGTTAGTGGATATGAATCGAATCTTTGAATCAGTCGTTGAGCGGGCCATGAGGACGTTTGTCGCGGAACGGCCAGGTTGGACGAGTCATTCACAGGCCAGTTCGCAAAAGCTTGTGGCGGGTGGGAAGCGCTCGATTACGATTCGACCTGATGTGTTGATTCGGGATGGAGAGGGGCGGCCAGTGTTGGTTGGGGATGCAAAATGGAAGGTGGATGCTGGTTGGAGTCAAGTGCCTTCTAACGAGGATATCTATCAGTTGGTGGCGTATCAAGTGGCGCACGATGCCCCGGGCGTGTTGCTGTATCCGGAACAAGAGGGGCGTGTTGGCTCGCAGTATTCTGTTCGGGGGTTGCGGTCACTGACCTTGGTAGAAGTACCGACGTCTTATGACAGACGAAGATCCGAGTCATTCGAACAAGTAGTGGTAGAGGCAATTACCTCCCAACTGGCAGTGTCTGAAGCTGATAACGAGAAGTAGATTACTGGTTCATTGTGAATCGAGGACGAGTTTGCAGCAACTATGAATAGCGACTAGTTTCGACCTAGATTGCTAAATCAGCGATTCGCTGCTCGAATTCATCTTGGAACTGATCCATCGTCTCAACACCCCACTTGACGAGTTG
The genomic region above belongs to Halalkalicoccus sp. NIPERK01 and contains:
- a CDS encoding McrB family protein, with translation MDPAVRTENPAVWIEKTRLEGRGYKQEGPLRLGQAVYSPSQNRAGHNTYETMREAAVGDIVLHLLQDRQQIAGVSTIDSELEEDFEGIPEFTWTDEQRQAGGYRRWLTDYSEFDEPIDIYEDVLENDAYQEELRQIRDDYTGLIYDKNLSLVEGFYFTKCPDELVAIFAQEQGETLQEYLQRHGYEVAGDQASIQESDTPDLTHYWNEVQTKRRKANAFLENPSRETFEELVDPAHFWATRAWGSLDYYLDELIFAENTPAEIATVLQDAIESGSVEDVIALRGFGWAVATEILRSLRPEEFAILNKRAIAGMEILGYSPPSTQSATNERYARFVEDVRDAADHYHLREPVAKLSDDGIPEWATDLEIADCAFYGHTMEYLDLAVFANGTTTSLEDAGEYERIAEATTDILDRLEKDTERNLLGTEILSSVIEEWTDVLRRNDLVGGEIATQDVSIYERIRELYQENKTALDEHAETIGAGYVGSLTKGQTLFVVLLRELQQQAGVNRPNFNHVKMELLLKGKYRQKPKALTADSDPPANAATIERQLTHTGQLVFHGPPGTGKTYTAQRFARWWIANQTETATEEQLEVVTFHPSFAYEDFIEGLSAEARDGAVSYDVKDGVFKRFCERAQDAYEQSDDEESPPPYVLIIDEINRGNLAQIFGETITLLESDKRLTRANETRTTLPHSDERFGVPPNLYVIGTMNTADRSIALVDTALRRRFRFIECPPDMSVLYDAYDFAGAQDVTDTALNSPDPVRQLLALSILGVEQLNDAILAAPDLGKGKQIGHSYLLGLTKEDSFEEQLQSIVDAWQYEILPLLTEYYFGQFDRIQQDLFAGGGGKVFDWSTEQIRAFDPEELAQTLIEIAGIDTEWGHSEDPENHTTVYTIDLLLDEGILEQGTVLLFNEQKVPTDSTEAYDASAPFWRCEVTGETGQQNAVRWLYDEELYSLSGLAKKIMRTVSEYNGEANGSEYWRHPEYENQRLVELREALLEHHSDPGSSSEAVD
- a CDS encoding McrC family protein, encoding MLELEVNREATRLEVQYQSDGTAVLRATQHVGVVSLPDGPMIEIRPKAPGTDLLAMLRYAHGVEATTIDEATSLTAGQTFIEALASIYKAELNTVLRQGLQTDYQRVDRTVSYLRGRVNVQRQLQRHGPMPTTFDCTYDERTADTIVNRAVLYATTLLMRFVRDRSLSQALERHQHRLRRQVTLESVRPVDLEGIELTRLSAYYTDLLRLTKLVLRSVYVDELRSGRRASFALLVDMNRIFESVVERAMRTFVAERPGWTSHSQASSQKLVAGGKRSITIRPDVLIRDGEGRPVLVGDAKWKVDAGWSQVPSNEDIYQLVAYQVAHDAPGVLLYPEQEGRVGSQYSVRGLRSLTLVEVPTSYDRRRSESFEQVVVEAITSQLAVSEADNEK
- a CDS encoding PD-(D/E)XK nuclease family protein, which gives rise to MPTPTLLYGPSFDRLRTEAFTRIDTQADTPKRVLFIEANTSQHDAHRDHWRTTHDPLQLTVCELSDVVRQAHDRLSAPIPEVDTLDRQRIIERAVADISQLEKPRQYTDFVSELIRALEESGYYSPAAVTSALSSTDLSADRIDVIRETFERYCTYRDAIAHPAAEPRSQLYATLANTSTSLKSAFPSVDTIILSGYTDPSPVEIAVIQRLTEEFPLTILLPTTNSATADSANPAGVDRHLTRTREAFDPLEYTADYIPPTEETALQTAVSRMYTYEAGTEPAVSTDAVSWHTAPTPDREVRHLARRLREQLADSAAPSPDETLILAPGLLTYRDQISDIFGEYGIEYTTSLSILLEQTYAGRAMLDTIALCLEDTSEPLTRLATNPVVSLPEIDTAALVALERRYRPCDLETLIGRSPSKWHTTLSEIQTSARRARSNDSIAAIRGIANLFETLEFETNVENLPQDVEGGYERRAISRAKRILQSLLRVCEHDELDIENPLREIEQAFEGVRVPAPKQYHANRIRIIGLEDTLMADCSALYVLGATEENLPGRKSRPRYFQQLADAAGVLPADRHQELARYRFGAIVSNADTVHITTPEETMDGEQILPSSLVKELARTATVTRTAGIDDEPRGSCEDVQRTLAGSTPAELEELLNGPPATDSFTPAQIESCRIGAECASNRATPGPSIHDGRLPTNKLDELNDRLTKRPYSPSRLNTYAQCGFKYYLRNGFELEEPDEELADAGRFAIGDIVHETLERFYTGLAKETTGGVDLTAYDETDLRQRLYAAGERAVADHDESFASPFDRQQLAALFAGLVPPEDNQFFLGTDEGDEESTGLFVEFLRREQRDGDWRPRFFEQWFDGEVGPIQTPDGTELPVSGLIDRIDLDTNTLAAARVLDYKTYKADTNDAIRGIDFQLLAYTFGARRFLETELGDPPQRVEAGYRIVKPPTTVTHKQSLPQTIESNLDIPAEQFFRTVAPRRFTEITEAIEAGTFSPAIVGEETAKCQYCAFSDVCDVRHHQRFEAIEAIDEQELSVYVPDGTRPGDLTEHLEVTADE
- a CDS encoding endonuclease NucS domain-containing protein, whose product is MPIEFGLWRIDNNDFRRLSSQRLTNESRLEQLLVEDPNLLGSKLLIIGQQVHTASGNRLDLLGIDVDGDLHIIELKRDRTPRDVVAQALDYAAWVRTLTYDDIVDLYNEFETDHEFETAFAEQFGASRPDGAPDIPEDINQSHSLTIVASELDGATERIIEYLAEEYSVPVNAVRFNYYEDDGREYIGRTWLIDPQETNEPPSKRESWNGRDFYVSFGEGVHRSWRDARQYGFISGGQGEWYSRTLGQLSIDDRVFVHVPQHGYVGVGNVTQEKTPVTEFTVKIDGEDRPILDCELAATAMDENAADPELREYVVGVEWIDTRPLNEAYWETGMYANQNTVTKLRNQFTLDRLSDTFQIDR